From one Acidobacteriota bacterium genomic stretch:
- a CDS encoding TolC family protein: MASNRSGQWPGPDGMAIRRLPRGRNVKGAWHMKRFVLACLAVAGFTACAPAVHYHPRPITPAETAARLESRSLNDPGLKEFMEKNLNRRLTSWPVTIWDLNELALAAYYFNPQMGVARARVEAAQAAVITAGARPNPTISLSPGIPSPYLLGLDLLFIRQTAGKRKIMVEEARALSSAAEYGLASTAWQVRSGLRTACLDYFMSVRQSEILGSEVHLHSQQVQWLSERFKIGEVARAEVASAQLGLLNSRVALRASEGHVSETRASLAAAIGVPVSALERIKFSWAAFDHPPEAAALSPQQIQREAVLNRLDVRRSLAQYEAAQAALQLEIANQHPDFSLGPGYHFEERNNFFTLTFSTLLPVFNRNQGPIAEAEARRKQAAAQFLATQANAIAQGEQALASYRAALRELQEARQSVAQVRNVQEPIALQQVKFGESDQLFLNNIRLQGVATVSAQLTALDHLQVALGQLEDFVQRPLGPGELPLPAFKSKKQ, translated from the coding sequence ATGGCATCCAATCGCTCCGGCCAGTGGCCAGGCCCTGATGGTATGGCCATCCGCCGGCTGCCCCGCGGAAGAAACGTGAAAGGAGCATGGCATATGAAGCGGTTCGTGCTTGCTTGCCTTGCCGTGGCGGGATTTACCGCGTGCGCCCCCGCCGTGCATTACCATCCCAGGCCTATAACCCCGGCGGAGACGGCCGCCCGGCTTGAAAGCCGCTCGCTCAATGATCCAGGCCTCAAGGAATTCATGGAAAAGAACCTCAATCGCAGGCTTACGAGCTGGCCTGTCACAATCTGGGACCTGAATGAGCTTGCGCTGGCTGCTTATTATTTCAATCCTCAGATGGGGGTTGCACGTGCGCGGGTGGAAGCAGCCCAGGCCGCAGTCATTACAGCAGGGGCCCGGCCCAATCCCACGATCAGCCTGTCGCCTGGAATTCCAAGCCCGTACCTGCTGGGCCTGGACCTGCTCTTTATCCGGCAGACGGCGGGGAAGCGCAAGATCATGGTGGAGGAGGCCAGGGCCCTCAGCAGTGCAGCGGAATACGGGCTGGCCTCGACGGCGTGGCAAGTCCGAAGCGGCCTGCGGACGGCCTGCCTGGACTACTTCATGTCCGTCAGACAATCCGAAATTCTTGGTTCCGAGGTCCATCTGCACTCGCAGCAAGTCCAGTGGCTCAGCGAGAGGTTCAAGATCGGAGAGGTAGCTCGGGCTGAGGTTGCCTCGGCCCAATTGGGACTGCTGAACAGCCGCGTTGCGCTCCGGGCCAGCGAAGGGCACGTTTCTGAAACGCGTGCTTCTCTGGCGGCTGCTATTGGTGTTCCAGTCTCCGCGCTCGAAAGAATCAAGTTCTCCTGGGCCGCGTTCGACCATCCGCCCGAGGCGGCGGCCCTTTCCCCCCAGCAAATCCAGCGCGAAGCCGTTCTGAATCGTTTGGATGTGCGACGAAGCCTGGCGCAATACGAGGCGGCACAAGCTGCGCTACAGCTTGAAATCGCAAACCAGCACCCGGATTTTTCACTTGGTCCCGGCTATCACTTCGAAGAACGCAACAACTTTTTTACGCTGACCTTTTCCACCCTCCTGCCGGTTTTCAACCGCAACCAGGGTCCGATTGCGGAGGCTGAGGCACGGCGCAAGCAAGCTGCGGCCCAATTTCTCGCTACGCAGGCGAATGCCATTGCGCAAGGCGAACAGGCCCTGGCAAGCTACCGCGCGGCCCTTCGAGAACTCCAGGAAGCCAGGCAATCTGTTGCCCAGGTTCGAAACGTACAGGAGCCGATAGCGCTTCAGCAGGTTAAATTCGGCGAGTCAGACCAGCTTTTTTTGAACAATATTCGACTGCAGGGAGTGGCAACCGTCTCGGCCCAGCTCACTGCACTCGATCATTTGCAGGTTGCGTTGGGGCAGCTCGAAGACTTCGTCCAACGTCCGCTCGGTCCCGGCGAGCTTCCGCTGCCGGCATTTAAGTCTAAGAAGCAATGA
- a CDS encoding energy transducer TonB, whose amino-acid sequence MRKQLIGLLWVSILIGAASTALAQNPLTADEAETLVTNSTNSKKVIKVIQDRGVGFTVSRNYIENLKRKGVKENVLAALCVAATGPLSKDQLIVLLKSGMPDESLAALVKNRRLTFKPSDDDLDEFRGLGAGDQLATALQNSQWIIETLSNRKLIPGTAAAAHPGPYQDSAGSKVDPPVPVYHPSPQYTKEARQARISGNVSMNIVVNEKGEVTDATVVRGLGYGLDESALRAVKSWKFKPARRDGTPIAAKVTVEVSFVLDAQDLPGIQQ is encoded by the coding sequence ATGCGAAAACAACTTATCGGACTGCTATGGGTCTCGATTTTGATTGGGGCAGCATCCACAGCGCTCGCGCAAAACCCGCTGACCGCAGACGAGGCTGAAACCCTGGTGACCAACAGTACAAATTCCAAAAAGGTTATCAAGGTCATACAAGACCGTGGGGTCGGCTTCACTGTTTCTCGGAATTACATCGAAAATCTGAAGCGCAAGGGCGTAAAAGAAAACGTCCTGGCGGCCTTGTGCGTCGCAGCAACTGGTCCCTTGTCCAAGGACCAGTTAATTGTCCTCTTAAAGAGCGGAATGCCAGACGAGTCGTTGGCCGCACTGGTAAAGAACCGCCGTCTCACATTTAAACCCTCCGACGATGACCTGGATGAATTCCGCGGACTTGGGGCGGGAGACCAATTGGCAACTGCCCTGCAAAACTCCCAATGGATTATAGAAACTCTGTCGAATCGCAAGCTGATACCGGGCACGGCGGCCGCAGCCCACCCCGGCCCGTACCAGGATTCGGCAGGAAGCAAAGTTGATCCGCCAGTCCCCGTTTACCATCCATCTCCCCAATACACAAAAGAGGCTCGGCAGGCCAGAATCTCCGGCAACGTTTCTATGAATATCGTCGTCAACGAAAAAGGCGAGGTGACGGATGCTACGGTTGTCCGGGGCTTGGGATATGGTCTGGACGAAAGCGCGCTGCGGGCTGTGAAGTCGTGGAAATTTAAACCCGCCCGGCGCGACGGCACCCCCATTGCAGCAAAGGTCACAGTGGAGGTTAGCTTTGTATTGGACGCGCAGGACCTTCCCGGCATCCAGCAATAG
- a CDS encoding Crp/Fnr family transcriptional regulator, giving the protein MAQARRRAKPVPGRSTPPLRRAKRTTGATKEAREERKMRTGQTPGAFHERPSVPGFLSMLSPSVAEAFDSIKVTTTYPARAVLFVEGEKPHGVFMLTSGRVKLSMCSASGKMMILRIAKPGEILGLHAVVSDAAYQATAETVEACQVSFVRSDEFLRFLRETPQASLAAARQLSASYQEACEQLQAIGLCDSARKRVARFVLDWLENGELQADGIRSTLTLTHEEIGQMIGTTRETISRALGEFKARRWISIKGSTLLVKDVDALKELVGNNLPSSWAEGTAQTLPGAGSRPYMNLNGPGLAG; this is encoded by the coding sequence ATGGCACAAGCGAGACGGAGAGCAAAACCTGTCCCAGGGCGGAGCACACCGCCACTTAGACGCGCGAAACGCACTACAGGCGCGACAAAAGAGGCCAGAGAGGAGAGAAAGATGCGAACTGGACAAACACCTGGCGCCTTCCACGAGCGCCCGTCAGTTCCCGGTTTCCTTTCTATGCTTTCACCATCGGTAGCCGAGGCTTTTGATTCGATTAAGGTAACCACCACCTATCCAGCCAGGGCGGTGCTGTTCGTTGAAGGCGAAAAACCTCATGGCGTGTTTATGCTTACGTCGGGCCGTGTGAAACTCTCGATGTGCTCAGCCAGCGGCAAAATGATGATTTTGAGGATTGCTAAACCCGGCGAGATTCTTGGGCTGCACGCGGTTGTTTCCGATGCCGCCTACCAGGCGACTGCGGAGACGGTTGAGGCATGCCAGGTAAGCTTTGTGAGGAGCGATGAATTCCTGCGCTTCCTGCGCGAGACTCCTCAGGCCTCATTGGCAGCGGCCAGGCAGCTAAGCGCAAGTTATCAGGAAGCCTGCGAGCAACTGCAGGCCATCGGCCTGTGCGATTCCGCCAGGAAGAGGGTGGCGCGTTTCGTGCTGGACTGGCTGGAAAACGGCGAATTGCAGGCAGACGGTATTCGCTCAACACTCACCCTGACCCATGAGGAGATTGGCCAGATGATTGGGACCACGCGGGAGACGATTTCGCGGGCGCTCGGAGAATTCAAGGCGCGCCGATGGATCTCGATAAAGGGTTCAACGCTGCTGGTGAAAGACGTAGACGCCTTGAAGGAATTGGTAGGCAACAATCTACCTTCCTCATGGGCGGAGGGAACAGCGCAGACCCTGCCAGGGGCCGGCTCCAGGCCTTACATGAACCTGAATGGCCCAGGCCTGGCAGGATAG
- a CDS encoding efflux RND transporter permease subunit, which translates to MLNAIVSFALRYRGVVIALACSLLGYGIYSLHQAHYNVFPEFAPPQVTIQTEAPGLAPEQVEVLVTRPIENVINGVTGIDALRSQSIQGLSIITVVFHPGSDVYLDRQLVAERLATVAGQLPAGVEPPVMTPLTSSTSLVAVVGLTSKTISLMDQTTAALWTVRQQLLAVPGVASVVVFGAEVQQVQIQFDPEKLVRHNLTVNDVLAAARRATAVRGAGFITTPNQRIVLTTHGQSLTPSEIAGIVLAHSNGVNVRLGDVAQVVNAPAPLIGGASIMGHRGLVLNVSSQYGANTLEVTSGLDKAVAQLGPVLARQGITLSSDIFRPATFIETALSNLRTSLLIGALLIVVVLFLFLFKMRTAVISCTAIPLSLLAAIIIMEHLGASINTMTLGGLAIAIGEVVDDAVIDVENIYRRLRENRRSSQPRPAFPVILDASLEVRSAVVYATFAVVLVFFPVLTMSGLAGKLFSPLGEAYIWSILASLVVALTVTPALCSLLLTGRDLTPQEPPLVRWLEVIYRRVLIGVERAPGMVLMAVAAAVIAGAAILPSLRASFLPEFRENHFIVHIWTVPGTSIEQSLSLGKRITGALLKIPNLRMVAQRAGRAVLSEDTWGTHYSEFEVDFKPSSMTGEQEAARIREALGPFPGIGSSVESFFRERMEETLTGYTAEVAVNIFGNNLSTLDQEGQQVAAVLGKVPCAADVHLQSPPGMPGVTVQLRKDTLARWGFDPVDVLDAVQTAFEGDTVGQIYQGNRVSDVSVILPDSDRSSVDEIGDLPLRSPNGNYVNLRDLADIYERSGRYVVLHEGAQRVQTITCNVRGRSVPSFVAEAQREVDRMPLPRGTVVEFGGTAAAQAQSRRDLLIHSALAGLGIILLLSVVMGNYRNLLLVLVNLPFALVGGILAAWITGGVLSLGSMVGFVTLFGITVRNSIMMISHFQHLVSVEGMDWGLEAAMRGASERLAPILMTALVTGLGLLPLALASGSAGREIEGPMAIVILGGLFTSTVLNLLVLPTLSLRYGKFGNSSMGAGGQGQ; encoded by the coding sequence ATGCTGAATGCCATTGTTAGTTTCGCGCTTCGCTACCGTGGAGTCGTGATTGCGCTTGCCTGTTCACTGCTCGGCTATGGAATTTATTCCCTGCACCAGGCGCACTATAACGTTTTCCCTGAGTTTGCCCCGCCGCAAGTTACGATCCAGACGGAGGCGCCGGGACTTGCGCCGGAACAAGTCGAGGTGCTGGTTACGAGGCCCATTGAAAACGTCATCAATGGTGTGACCGGCATTGACGCTCTGCGCTCGCAATCGATTCAGGGACTTTCGATCATTACTGTCGTTTTCCACCCGGGCAGCGACGTTTATCTGGACCGCCAGTTGGTTGCCGAGCGGCTTGCGACCGTCGCGGGGCAACTTCCGGCTGGCGTCGAGCCTCCCGTTATGACGCCGCTGACTTCTTCAACCAGCCTTGTGGCCGTTGTTGGCCTCACATCGAAAACGATCTCCCTGATGGACCAAACGACCGCTGCCCTGTGGACGGTCCGGCAGCAGCTCCTGGCGGTGCCAGGCGTGGCAAGCGTGGTCGTTTTTGGAGCTGAGGTCCAGCAGGTTCAAATTCAATTCGACCCCGAAAAACTGGTCCGACACAATCTGACTGTGAACGACGTGCTCGCAGCGGCGCGCCGCGCCACCGCTGTTCGGGGCGCGGGATTTATTACCACGCCAAACCAGCGGATCGTGCTGACGACGCACGGACAGTCATTGACGCCCTCGGAGATTGCAGGGATTGTTCTGGCGCACAGCAACGGCGTAAACGTCCGGCTGGGTGATGTAGCGCAGGTCGTCAACGCTCCTGCTCCGCTGATCGGCGGTGCTTCCATCATGGGGCATCGAGGCCTCGTCCTGAATGTTTCGAGCCAGTACGGGGCGAACACGCTCGAAGTGACGAGCGGACTTGACAAGGCCGTTGCGCAGCTTGGCCCTGTGCTGGCCCGTCAGGGGATCACGCTTTCAAGCGACATCTTCCGCCCGGCTACCTTTATCGAAACGGCGCTTTCCAACCTTCGCACTTCGCTGCTGATCGGCGCCCTGTTGATTGTAGTTGTCTTGTTCCTGTTCCTGTTCAAGATGCGCACAGCCGTGATTTCGTGTACAGCCATTCCCCTCTCGCTCCTTGCCGCCATCATCATCATGGAGCATTTGGGCGCGAGCATTAACACCATGACCCTGGGCGGTCTTGCCATCGCGATCGGCGAGGTGGTGGACGATGCTGTGATTGACGTTGAGAACATTTACCGCCGCCTGCGCGAGAACCGGCGATCGAGCCAGCCGCGTCCGGCGTTTCCGGTGATTCTCGACGCGTCACTCGAAGTGCGGAGTGCGGTGGTTTACGCCACTTTTGCAGTAGTGCTGGTTTTCTTCCCGGTCCTTACGATGTCGGGCCTTGCCGGAAAACTCTTTTCTCCGCTGGGGGAAGCCTATATCTGGTCGATTCTCGCGTCGCTGGTGGTGGCGCTTACGGTCACTCCAGCCCTTTGCTCGCTGCTGCTTACCGGTCGCGACTTGACGCCGCAAGAGCCTCCCCTGGTGCGATGGCTCGAGGTGATTTACCGACGCGTGCTGATCGGCGTTGAGCGAGCGCCTGGAATGGTCCTAATGGCGGTTGCTGCAGCGGTCATCGCCGGAGCTGCGATTCTGCCATCCCTCCGCGCCTCCTTCCTGCCTGAATTTCGTGAGAACCACTTCATAGTGCACATTTGGACCGTTCCTGGGACGTCCATAGAACAATCCTTGAGCCTGGGAAAAAGGATCACGGGCGCGTTGCTGAAAATTCCGAACCTGCGTATGGTGGCGCAGCGGGCGGGAAGAGCAGTGCTTTCCGAAGATACCTGGGGAACACACTACAGCGAATTTGAGGTTGACTTTAAGCCCTCGTCAATGACCGGAGAACAGGAAGCTGCCCGAATTCGTGAAGCACTGGGGCCGTTCCCTGGGATCGGCTCCTCGGTCGAAAGCTTTTTCCGCGAAAGAATGGAGGAAACGCTAACCGGCTACACGGCGGAGGTGGCGGTCAATATTTTCGGGAACAACTTAAGCACGCTCGACCAGGAGGGCCAGCAAGTGGCCGCAGTCCTGGGCAAGGTGCCTTGTGCGGCCGACGTTCACCTTCAGTCGCCGCCAGGAATGCCGGGCGTAACCGTGCAACTGCGCAAGGATACCCTGGCGCGCTGGGGCTTTGACCCCGTCGATGTGCTCGATGCCGTTCAGACCGCCTTCGAGGGCGACACAGTTGGCCAGATTTATCAGGGGAACCGCGTGTCTGATGTTTCGGTGATCCTTCCTGACTCAGACCGAAGCTCGGTGGATGAAATAGGAGACCTGCCGCTGCGGAGTCCGAATGGAAACTATGTTAACTTGCGCGACCTGGCCGACATCTACGAAAGGTCGGGCCGCTACGTCGTGCTGCACGAGGGCGCCCAGCGAGTGCAGACGATTACGTGCAACGTGCGAGGGCGATCCGTACCATCGTTTGTTGCTGAAGCGCAACGCGAAGTTGACAGGATGCCGCTACCCCGTGGCACCGTAGTGGAATTTGGCGGCACCGCAGCAGCACAAGCCCAGTCTCGACGGGACCTCCTCATCCATTCCGCCTTGGCGGGCCTGGGGATTATCCTCTTGCTTTCCGTGGTGATGGGCAACTATCGCAATCTGCTTCTGGTGCTTGTGAATTTGCCCTTCGCGCTGGTGGGTGGAATTCTTGCCGCCTGGATTACCGGAGGCGTTCTCTCACTGGGCTCGATGGTGGGTTTTGTCACCCTGTTTGGAATCACCGTGCGTAATTCAATCATGATGATTTCGCATTTCCAGCACCTCGTCAGTGTGGAAGGCATGGACTGGGGGCTGGAAGCTGCGATGCGCGGCGCATCGGAGCGTCTGGCTCCAATTCTGATGACAGCTCTCGTGACCGGTTTGGGTCTCCTGCCTCTGGCCCTTGCCAGCGGAAGCGCCGGCCGCGAAATTGAGGGGCCTATGGCTATCGTCATATTGGGCGGACTGTTTACCTCTACAGTGCTGAACCTGCTGGTTCTGCCCACGCTTTCATTGCGGTATGGGAAGTTTGGAAACAGCAGCATGGGGGCCGGAGGCCAGGGGCAATGA
- the ggt gene encoding gamma-glutamyltransferase, protein MRRLVLLAGLMMVILIAVMPTHAQNYTSHEDRSQARSMVITPLGIVATSQTLASQAGAQILARGGSAVDAAIAADAAMGVVEPMNSGIGGDLFAIHYDAKTGRLAGMNASGWAPEKLTVDFLKHKGYAQMPQSGVFSITVPGCVDGWARMHEKYGRLPWAELFKPAIYFAEHGFPLTEYIDAYWKGGQRLLETNANARRIYLPDGRPPEVGEVFTNSEYGRALELIAKQGRDAFYRGDIAKDIVKSVEELGGVMSLSDFSEYQAQWVEPISTTYRGWKIYELPPNGQGLAALEMLNVFERYPLPDWGFFNVDALHVKMEAQRLAFADLRRYVGDPKYSKIPVEGLISKEYAAQRAATIDMNHAHCDVPPGNPPHASNDTIYLSVVDKEGNIVSLIQSLSAGFGSGVVSNDYGILLQNRGGMFVLEAGHPDVLMPHKRPYHTIIPAFMAKGDIHIGFGIMGGYNQPQAHAQFVSDIVDYGMNIQAALEAPRFTKLDWGGCNFMIEDRFPPFIYEGLEQKGHVLIMRGAYASPMGGGQAVLHNSATGINYGASSPRKDGAAIPEPAPYFEPGK, encoded by the coding sequence ATGCGACGACTGGTATTGCTTGCGGGTTTGATGATGGTCATACTCATCGCGGTTATGCCGACACACGCGCAGAATTACACCAGCCATGAAGACCGCAGCCAGGCGCGATCGATGGTGATCACTCCTCTGGGCATTGTGGCTACCAGCCAGACGCTGGCCTCGCAGGCGGGAGCCCAGATCCTGGCGCGCGGAGGTTCCGCCGTGGATGCGGCGATTGCGGCCGACGCGGCCATGGGCGTGGTTGAGCCCATGAACAGCGGTATTGGAGGCGACCTGTTCGCCATTCACTATGACGCGAAGACCGGCAGGCTGGCCGGCATGAACGCCAGCGGCTGGGCGCCTGAAAAGCTGACGGTGGATTTCCTCAAGCATAAAGGCTACGCGCAAATGCCACAGAGCGGCGTCTTCAGCATTACTGTGCCGGGATGCGTGGATGGCTGGGCCAGGATGCACGAGAAATACGGCCGGCTACCCTGGGCGGAACTGTTTAAGCCCGCCATCTATTTTGCCGAGCACGGATTTCCCCTCACCGAATACATTGACGCCTACTGGAAAGGCGGGCAGCGCCTGCTGGAAACAAACGCCAACGCCCGGCGCATATATCTGCCGGACGGGCGGCCGCCGGAGGTAGGAGAAGTCTTTACGAATTCGGAATACGGACGCGCGCTGGAACTGATCGCGAAGCAGGGCCGTGACGCTTTTTACCGCGGCGACATCGCGAAGGATATCGTGAAGTCCGTGGAAGAGTTGGGCGGCGTTATGTCGCTTTCTGACTTCAGCGAATACCAGGCGCAGTGGGTCGAACCCATTTCGACCACCTATCGCGGGTGGAAAATCTATGAGCTGCCGCCCAACGGTCAGGGGCTGGCGGCGCTCGAAATGCTGAACGTTTTTGAGCGGTACCCGCTGCCCGACTGGGGATTCTTCAATGTTGACGCCCTGCACGTCAAGATGGAGGCCCAGCGACTGGCATTTGCCGACCTGCGGCGATACGTGGGCGATCCGAAATATTCCAAAATTCCCGTCGAGGGGCTTATCTCCAAGGAATACGCCGCCCAGCGCGCCGCCACCATTGATATGAATCACGCTCACTGCGACGTTCCGCCTGGCAATCCGCCGCATGCCTCGAACGACACCATCTACCTTTCTGTGGTGGACAAGGAAGGCAACATTGTTTCGCTCATCCAGAGCCTCTCGGCAGGCTTTGGCTCCGGCGTGGTGTCAAACGATTACGGCATCCTGCTGCAGAACCGCGGCGGCATGTTTGTGCTGGAGGCTGGGCATCCCGACGTGCTGATGCCCCACAAGCGTCCTTACCACACCATCATTCCCGCCTTCATGGCGAAAGGTGACATTCACATCGGCTTCGGCATCATGGGCGGTTACAACCAGCCGCAGGCACACGCGCAGTTTGTGTCTGACATTGTGGACTACGGCATGAACATCCAGGCGGCGCTGGAGGCCCCGAGGTTTACCAAACTCGATTGGGGTGGCTGCAATTTTATGATCGAAGACCGCTTTCCTCCCTTCATTTATGAGGGGCTCGAGCAGAAAGGCCATGTGCTCATCATGCGGGGCGCCTACGCCTCTCCCATGGGCGGTGGCCAGGCTGTCCTGCATAATTCCGCTACGGGTATCAACTACGGCGCCTCATCACCCCGCAAAGACGGCGCCGCCATCCCGGAACCCGCACCGTACTTTGAGCCGGGAAAGTAG
- a CDS encoding MFS transporter, with translation MFRAAVATCGILPEFSLFSTMPESFGQMTNALFPSGWQAPAMSSARRWILVLLLFVAALINYLDRATISVALPRISGDLLLGPTAKGVLLSAFFWSYALMQVPIGWLADRVSLRWLYAGSFALWSLACGLTGFSGSLGVLILLRVVLGVGESIYLPGSVKFVSLAFSPTERGLPTAIFDSGVRAGLAIGAPLVAWLVSRRGWRNMFMLVGFTALVWVLPWILSFPSRLNLAGQERRPDAPARTARKPMTFNRNLLGASLGFFCFGYYNYLLVTWLPDYLVEVRHLTILKAGFLAAIPYITWAAAEIAGGWASDRMVRLNWNETRVRKGMITLGFATGLMLIPAALVGNLTASIVLLAGGSLVGLSSPNLLVVFQACAPEEEVGMWMGFGNFIGNIGGVLSPFITGLLISKTGSFVPGFALAPIILVAGLLAYWFIVGELKPPKTAT, from the coding sequence ATGTTTCGGGCTGCTGTGGCAACCTGTGGTATTTTGCCCGAGTTCTCTCTCTTCAGCACTATGCCGGAAAGTTTTGGGCAAATGACGAACGCGCTCTTTCCAAGCGGGTGGCAGGCGCCGGCCATGTCTAGCGCGCGGCGCTGGATTCTGGTGCTTCTGCTCTTTGTTGCTGCGCTCATCAATTACCTTGACCGCGCCACTATCTCGGTGGCCCTTCCCAGGATCTCCGGCGACCTGCTTCTCGGCCCGACCGCTAAAGGAGTACTTCTCTCTGCGTTCTTCTGGTCCTACGCCCTGATGCAGGTCCCCATCGGCTGGCTTGCGGACCGCGTCAGCCTGCGCTGGCTTTATGCCGGTTCGTTTGCACTGTGGTCGCTGGCCTGCGGTCTTACCGGGTTTTCCGGCAGCCTGGGGGTGCTCATTCTTCTGCGCGTTGTTCTCGGCGTCGGAGAATCCATCTATCTTCCCGGCAGCGTCAAATTCGTCAGCCTCGCCTTTTCTCCCACAGAGCGTGGCCTGCCCACCGCAATCTTTGACAGCGGCGTACGCGCGGGCCTGGCCATCGGAGCGCCGCTCGTCGCCTGGCTGGTGTCACGGCGCGGCTGGCGGAACATGTTTATGCTGGTGGGCTTCACGGCACTGGTCTGGGTCTTGCCGTGGATACTGTCCTTTCCATCGAGGTTGAATCTTGCAGGACAGGAACGCCGGCCAGATGCTCCTGCGCGCACTGCTCGCAAGCCGATGACCTTCAATCGCAACCTGCTGGGAGCCAGTCTCGGATTCTTCTGCTTTGGTTATTACAACTATCTGCTGGTTACCTGGCTGCCCGATTACCTGGTTGAAGTGCGCCACCTCACCATTCTGAAGGCGGGATTCCTGGCCGCCATCCCGTACATTACATGGGCCGCTGCAGAGATCGCGGGAGGCTGGGCGTCGGACCGTATGGTCCGTCTGAATTGGAATGAGACTCGCGTCAGAAAAGGGATGATCACTTTGGGCTTCGCCACAGGCCTGATGCTGATTCCGGCGGCACTGGTCGGGAACCTCACTGCGTCCATCGTCCTGCTGGCCGGCGGGTCGCTCGTGGGGCTATCTTCCCCAAATCTTCTGGTGGTGTTTCAGGCCTGCGCCCCGGAGGAGGAAGTCGGCATGTGGATGGGCTTCGGGAACTTTATCGGCAACATCGGCGGCGTCCTCTCGCCCTTTATTACCGGGCTTCTCATCAGCAAAACAGGATCGTTCGTCCCCGGGTTCGCCCTCGCACCCATCATCCTCGTCGCCGGCCTTCTGGCCTACTGGTTTATCGTCGGCGAACTGAAACCACCCAAGACCGCGACATAA
- a CDS encoding TraR/DksA family transcriptional regulator yields MERKELERYKELLMAKREELSSAWKGRDELAQPAGQLHGDPADQASAATEAAIQVRLHQTDSKLLRAIDDALARIARGTYGTCEVCSEPISAVRLTAVPWTRLCLNCKAQQG; encoded by the coding sequence GTGGAGCGAAAAGAACTGGAGCGGTACAAAGAACTCTTGATGGCCAAGCGGGAAGAATTGTCTTCGGCGTGGAAAGGCAGGGATGAGCTTGCGCAGCCGGCAGGACAACTGCACGGAGATCCTGCCGACCAGGCCAGCGCGGCAACCGAGGCCGCTATCCAGGTGCGTCTGCACCAGACCGATAGCAAGCTGCTGCGCGCCATCGACGACGCCCTGGCGCGGATCGCGCGGGGCACGTACGGAACCTGCGAGGTCTGTTCAGAGCCCATCTCTGCGGTCCGCTTGACGGCGGTGCCATGGACGCGCCTCTGCCTTAATTGCAAAGCCCAGCAAGGTTAG
- a CDS encoding CAP domain-containing protein, with translation MKTFFPSRPPVVFAGFFWIAVVAFVVPAQTPGRSRQDITIFPRTEVQAGPWAVPSGAAHAPGSRLMAEQERQMWALVNRDRWDPANAKETSGRAQPLKWNERLAEVARAHSRDMLQHRYFSHFDQHGRSPFVRINATGIHWIALAENIAINRTIGEAEDSFMDEPRFQSNHRGNILDPKYTDVGIGIVQAPNGDLYITQDFAAIPSRRGSAGSRR, from the coding sequence ATGAAGACATTTTTCCCCTCCCGGCCGCCCGTTGTATTCGCTGGTTTCTTCTGGATTGCTGTCGTGGCCTTCGTGGTCCCAGCCCAAACTCCCGGACGATCCAGGCAGGATATTACAATTTTCCCACGAACCGAAGTTCAGGCCGGGCCATGGGCTGTTCCGTCAGGTGCGGCACATGCTCCCGGCAGCCGCTTAATGGCTGAACAGGAAAGGCAGATGTGGGCGCTCGTCAATCGCGACAGGTGGGACCCCGCGAACGCAAAGGAAACAAGCGGCCGCGCGCAGCCCCTCAAATGGAACGAGAGATTGGCGGAGGTTGCGCGGGCGCATTCCCGCGACATGCTCCAGCACCGATACTTCAGCCATTTTGACCAGCATGGCAGGAGCCCTTTTGTGCGAATCAACGCCACCGGAATCCACTGGATAGCTTTGGCGGAGAACATCGCTATCAATCGGACTATCGGGGAAGCGGAAGACTCTTTTATGGATGAACCCCGCTTCCAGAGCAATCATCGGGGCAACATCCTCGACCCGAAATATACTGACGTGGGAATCGGGATTGTGCAGGCGCCGAACGGTGACCTTTATATCACCCAGGATTTCGCTGCCATCCCCTCCAGGCGCGGCAGCGCCGGCAGCCGCAGGTAG